The DNA segment GATGCCGGTCGAATGCCGGTTGGCGTCTCACGGCCGCCCCGTCACAGTCTTCTCGGGCGGCAGGAGCAGGCCCTCACCGGGCGCGGGGCGGGCGTGAACAGGCACGTGTCAGGCCTCCGGTGGGGCGTCCGCCGCGGCGGAGTCCGGCGTAGGGGGGAGTACGTCGTGCCGGGCGGACGGCCAGGGGGCCCGCAGGCCCCGGACGCCCGGCGCCCTCGACGGGCGGGACGACGGTGCTGCCGGTCGTCGGGGCGGCAGCGAGGGAGGGCGGGGCGGGCCCGCACCGGCCCGGCGTCGGGGGCGAGGCGCCCGTGGGGGTTCCGGCGGGGGCAGGGGGCGGTGCCCGGGGCTCCCGGATCCGGTCCGTATCGCGTCGTCGTCTCGTGCGCAGGCGGAAGTCCGATTCGGCCTTGAGGGGCAATCACCGGAATCTCCTGTACGTGGGGATACATGTGCTGCGCAAGCGGACTGTCAACTTCGCTCATGAAGTGCCGACTAGGGAAAGCAGACTATTCACAGACGCGCGGCCGCGCACATTCCTTCGGCGATAAAAGTCATGCGAGGTGGCTTCCCGGGCGGCGTGCGACAGCGGCACGCGCTCCCCCTGTGGCCTGGTACGTACCTTCGCGGTGGGTGTGAAGGATGTGGCGGCCGACCGCCGTTCGCCATCCGCCCGTCCTTCCGGATCGGTGACCGGTGACGAATGTTTTCGCGCCGACCGGTCGTCCGCCTTGATGTCGCCGAGCCCCGGCCTGGCCCTTACGAGGCTCACCCCATGCGCGTCGGTCACGACATCGTCACAGGTTCTCCACTTCATCTCTTTCGAAGTTCAACTACTCGGTACTCTTCCTGTCTCGGACGCCTCGGGAGGAACGTGCGGGAACGGTACGTATCCCCGGAAAGGGCTCAAGTCGCCTGACAACAGGCGCATTTGATGCTCACTTCACTTCACGCTTCACCACTTGTCTCTCCGGTTCCGGCCGGGCGGCGGTTCGCGACCGCGGGCAGGGCCATGCACGCAGGGGAGTGTGCAGTCGCAAGGAAGGGGGCTGTCATGGCGGGAACCCAACGGCCGATGTCGCCGGAGGAAAAGAAGAACGCCCGGCTCGGCTGTGCGGTCGTCGCGGTCTTCGTGCTGCTCGTCGGCGGGTGCGTCAACCTGGTGAGCGGCGGTGACGACGAGGCGAAGTCGGTCACCACCTCGGCGGCCGAGTCCGCGGCCACGTCGGCCGCCACATCCGCGGCCGCGTCCGTCCCCGACGGCTCCGACGCCACCGAGTCGCCCGACGCGTCCGACGCGTCCGAGGAGCCGAGCGAGGCCGTCACGGTGCCGGACTACACCGGGCGGAACCTCCAGGCGGCGCAGGATGCCGCGCAGCGCAAGGGCATCTACCTGCTCAAGAGCCGCGACCTGTCCGCCCGGAACCGTATGCAGGTGTGGGACCGGAACTGGCAGGTCTGCGAACAGGAGCCGGCCGCCGGGTCCGTCATGCGGGACGCCGAGACGCTGACGTTCGCCGTCGTGAAGACCGATGAGAGCTGCGACGAACCCGACACGACGGGGGACACGGGCGGCGACGGCGCGTCCGGGCCCACGGAGGAGCCGACCGGCGCCGGCGGCTCCGTGACCTCCGGAGGCTCGTCCTCCTCGGGCGGGTCCGCGGCTTCTGGTGGCTCCGGTGGTTCCGGTGGTTCCGGTGCGGACGACGGAGGTTCTTCCGGCGGCTCCGCGTCCTCCGGAGGTTCCGGTTCCTCCGGAGGGTCGGCCTCCGGTGGCGGCGGCAGTTCCACGAGCGGCGGCGGTGCGCAGGCTCCGGCCGGCGCCTCCGCGCAGTGCAACGACGGGACGTACAGCTACAGCCGGCACCGGCGCGGCACCTGCAGCCATCACCACGGGGTCGCCGTCTGGCTGCGCAGCCTTCCGGCCTGAGCGGTCGCCCCGGCCGGGGGTGACGGGCCGGAGAAGGTGCGCGGCACAAGCGGCACGCGACCGTACAACCTTCAACGGCTATGAGCGGTCTTCACCACACCATCACAGATGCAAGGGGGATTGTTCATGTCTCACTCGCAGCATCCCGCACCGTTCGGACCGCCGCCCCACCCCTTCGGCCCGCCGCCGGTCGCGCAGCCGCCGAAGAAGAAGCACGCCGCACTCAGGATCGCCGTGGGCGTGGTCTGCGCGTTCATCGTCTTCGGGCTGGGGGCCGCGGTCGGCAGCGGCGGCGACGGCACCAAGAAGGCCGCGGCGAAGCCCGCCCCCACCGTCACGGTCACCGTCACCGCCCAGGCGGCCAAGGCCGCGGCGGAGAAGCCGAAGAGCGCGGCGAAGCCCGCGGAGAAGGCGAAGAGCGCCGCACAGCCCGCGAAGGAGCCGGACGCGCCCGCGGGCCCGGACACCACGGTTGGTGAGGGCAGCTACCTCGTGGGGGAGGACATCGCCGCCGGCATGTACAAGACCGCAGGTCCGGACGCCTCCGGCAGCCCGCTCTGCTACTGGGAGCGCGCCAAGGACTCCAGCGGCGAGATGGACAGCATCATCGCCAACGACACCCCCCAGGGCCCGGCCCGCGTCACCGTCAACAAGGGCGAGACATTCAAGACCAACGGCTGCAAGGAGTGGGTGAAGGTCGGCTGACCGGCCGTACAGGGCAGGGCGCGGCGCCTTCGGGGCCGAGCCCTGTGCCGTCGCTCCGGGCCGTGGCGGCGGTGCCGCGCCGTGAACGGGCCGCCCCCGCCACCCCGCCCCGCCGAACCGCAGGCCGGTTTGCACCCTTATGGGGCGTGCGGAACCATTTCCTCCGCTTTTGCCGGGGCGGGGTCCTGTCGAGAGGGGGGCGGTCACGAGATATCTTGATGTCGAGCAATGTTGCAGACGTGGAGCGGAGCACCCGGTGACTGACTCGACCATCATCTACACCCACACTGACGAGGCCCCGGCCCTGGCGACGTATTCGTTCTTGCCTGTGATCCAGGCATACGCGTCGACGGCCGGTGTCAGCGTGGAGACCCGTGACATCTCCCTGGCCGGTCGCATCATCGCGAGCTTCCCCGAGTTCCTGGAGGAGGGCCAGCGCATCGACGACGCCCTCGCCGAGCTCGGTCAGCTGGCCAAGACTCCCGGCGCGAACATCATCAAGCTGCCGAACATCTCGGCCTCGATCCCGCAGCTCAAGGCCGCGATCGCCGAGCTGCAGGAGCAGGGCTACGCGCTGCCGGCCTACCCGGACGACCCGAAGACCGACGCCGAGCGCGACGTCCGCGCCCGTTACGACAAGGTCAAGGGCAGCGCCGTGAACCCGGTCCTGCGCGAGGGCAACTCCGACCGCCGCGCGCCGGCGTCGGTCAAGAACTACGCCAAGGCCAACCCGCACCGCATGGGTGCCTGGACGGCCGAGTCGAAGACGAACGTCGCCACCATGGGCGTCGACGACTTCCGCTCCACCGAGAAGTCCGCGGTCGTCGACCGGGACGGCTCGCTGCGCATCGAGCTCTCGGGCGACGACGGCTCCACCACCGTCCTGCGGGAGTCGGTACCGGTCCTCGCGGGCGAGGTCGTCGACGCCTCCGTGATGCGAGTGGCCGCGCTGCGCGAGTTCCTCACGGCGCAGGTGGCCCGGGCCAAGGCCGAGGGCGTGCTGTTCTCCGTGCACCTCAAGGCCACGATGATGAAGGTCTCCGACCCGATCATCTTCGGCCACGTGGTCCGCGCCTTCTTCCCGAAGACGTTCGCCCGGTACGGCGAGTCGCTCGCGGCCGCCGGCCTGACCCCGAACGACGGCCTCGGCGGCATCTACAAGGGCCTGGAGTCGCTGGCCGACGGCGCCGAGATCAAGGCGTCCTTCGACGCCGAGCTCGCCGAGGGCCCGGAGCTCGCCATGGTCGACTCCGACCGCGGCATCTCCAACCTGCACGTGCCGAGCGACGTCATCGTCGACGCCTCCATGCCGGCCATGATCCGCACCTCCGGCCACATGTGGGGCCCGGACGGCGCGGAGGCCGACACCCTCGCGGTCATCCCGGACAGCTGCTACGCCGGCATCTACCAGGCCGTCATCGACGACTG comes from the Streptomyces angustmyceticus genome and includes:
- a CDS encoding DUF3761 domain-containing protein, with product MAGTQRPMSPEEKKNARLGCAVVAVFVLLVGGCVNLVSGGDDEAKSVTTSAAESAATSAATSAAASVPDGSDATESPDASDASEEPSEAVTVPDYTGRNLQAAQDAAQRKGIYLLKSRDLSARNRMQVWDRNWQVCEQEPAAGSVMRDAETLTFAVVKTDESCDEPDTTGDTGGDGASGPTEEPTGAGGSVTSGGSSSSGGSAASGGSGGSGGSGADDGGSSGGSASSGGSGSSGGSASGGGGSSTSGGGAQAPAGASAQCNDGTYSYSRHRRGTCSHHHGVAVWLRSLPA
- a CDS encoding NADP-dependent isocitrate dehydrogenase; translation: MTDSTIIYTHTDEAPALATYSFLPVIQAYASTAGVSVETRDISLAGRIIASFPEFLEEGQRIDDALAELGQLAKTPGANIIKLPNISASIPQLKAAIAELQEQGYALPAYPDDPKTDAERDVRARYDKVKGSAVNPVLREGNSDRRAPASVKNYAKANPHRMGAWTAESKTNVATMGVDDFRSTEKSAVVDRDGSLRIELSGDDGSTTVLRESVPVLAGEVVDASVMRVAALREFLTAQVARAKAEGVLFSVHLKATMMKVSDPIIFGHVVRAFFPKTFARYGESLAAAGLTPNDGLGGIYKGLESLADGAEIKASFDAELAEGPELAMVDSDRGISNLHVPSDVIVDASMPAMIRTSGHMWGPDGAEADTLAVIPDSCYAGIYQAVIDDCRANGAYDPSTMGSVPNVGLMAQKAEEYGSHDKTFEIPTTGTVRVLDENGDAVLEQVVGAGDIFRMSQTKDAPIRDWVKLAVTRARATGDPAVFWLDETRAHDAQLIAKVKAYLPEHDTEGLQIEILSPVDAITFSLERIRRGENTISVTGNVLRDYLTDLFPILELGTSAKMLSVVPLMNGGGLFETGAGGSAPKHVQQLVKENYLRWDSLGEFLALAVSFEHLAQKTGNARAQVLADTLDRATGTFLSENKSPSRKLGGIDNRGSHFYLALYWAQELAKQTDDAQLAEAFAALAKTLTEHEQAIVDELIAVQGSPADIGGYFQPSVEKAAAVMRPSTTLNQALATLG